The Crassostrea angulata isolate pt1a10 chromosome 1, ASM2561291v2, whole genome shotgun sequence nucleotide sequence ACCTCTCTCACTGACCTCCTGACCTTCTTCATCGGTTACACGTCCTCCTTCAGAACCATTCAGAACTTCAGTGTGTACACGGGTAAGGCTCGTTTAACATTCCGCGATGTAACATAATCATCCTTTTATTATCATAACGAGGCGAGGATGGATCAAATTCAacaattacttttaaattacCTGTAAATACAGTATCAGGTTTCCTCTTCTCTTCCAGGTTTGGCCGTTTTCTTTTGTTACGTAAACCAGCTGACAATTTTGGCACCATCTATCGTCATACACGAGCAATGGATGAACGCGGCAAAGCATTCCGTGACGTGCAAGTCCACAAAGCCCCGGGGCCAGCTTCGGGCCGAGGGGTATTCCGCCTGTTACGTCACCTGTTGCTCTGGGGAGAAACCCACGTCACGCGCAGATCTTGAGAGTGTGCTAGAAAGCTATCCCAAACGTTTTGTACAGTTCTTGGTCCGAAACAAAGTttccaaaatttttatttttgttgtgtaCTTGTGTTACCTAGCCGTATCTGTGTGGGGAGCTACGTCCCTTAGACAAGGATTTAGATTCTCGGATTTGGCGTTAGAGGGCTCTGCCTACTATAAGGCTAGTGATTgggattttgagaattttaaatGGGAAATTCCGCTTCAGATTGTTTTTACTGCTCCCGTTAACTACGAAGACAGTGAAACTCGAAAACAAATTTTCAGTTTCATAGAAAAGCTTAAACAGGAGCCATTAATAAAAGAAACCCCAGAGATCAATTGGTTATCGACATATGAGACTGTCCTCGGTAACAGAACATTCGGGGACAAGTTTGAATCTCTAAGACATTACTTGAATAATTCGAGGATCTTCAGCGAGGACGTGAAGTTCTCGACGGATTTCTCTTCTATAGATCTTTCCAGGTTCTACTTGTTCTCGGAGAACTTAAGGACTAGTGAAGTACAGGGACAGTTCCTGCTGAGGATCCGGGAGCTTGAGCAGTCCTCTCCGATCCCCTGCTTTATTTACTCTCCACTCTTTGTTTTCTTCGAGCAATACGCCATCGTAGTGAGGAGTACGCTGCAGACAGTCGGCATTGCTATAGCCGCCATGTTTGTGGTGTCCTGCTTATTCATGCCACACCCACTTATCGTTACCTTGGTGACCGTGTCCCTAGTATCCATCCTTGTGGGGGTGTTCGGCTTTCTCCCATTCTGGGGACTCAACATCAGCTCAGTTACAAAAATAGAACTCATTTTATCTGTGGGCTTTTCTGTTGACTTTAGCGCCCATCTGTGTCATGCTTATCTGACGTCACAGTCACATAAGCGGAAGGACCGCGTTCGAGATGCGCTTGAATTGGCTGGTGGTCCCATCATCAATGGGGCGCTCTCTACCATTATCGGCCTTTTTATGTTGATTTTCTCTAACAGTTTTATCTTCCAGTCATTCTTTAAAGTGTTGTTCACGGTCATTGCGTTTGGACTTATACATGCAGTACTCTTTTTACCCGTATTTCTGTCTGTAATCGGACCAAAAGTTCGCATTTTACCGGAGACCGAGCCCGGTCTCAGAGTGGAATTACATAACGGAGGAAATCTCGATCAGTGTAACGGGGCGCAGCATCCACTGGTTCTGAAGGAAAACACCTAGATGTGAAGATCTACAGTCACAGAGTGACCCGTATCTCCGTCCATAAATCAAGCTCAAAACGAGGACCCCATAAATACAGATCGAGTCGGTTTGTTTTTCCGGCATTGGTGAACAGTCTTCAAAAGACTCTAAATCATCTGTTGTCGGGAATGAGGTTTTAATCTAAATGGCGTTGACAAATTTTATGGCATAACGATGATCTTGCGTTTTTGCTGCATGAATTGAATAGTAATAGACTCttgtaatatatatatgcatttctAAACTGCAGggataaaaacaaatcagattAAGAAACAACTGACTTGATATACACCTTTATAAgtaaggatatatatatatatatatatatatatatatatatgcatttaaagAGGAGTATGTACTACATGGTTTATATTAgtacaatatttttatatatgataaagtggattgtttatgtttttgtgaaatttatcaaaaaatttgatGCAATAAAATTGAGAATTAaagaaatactttaaaaaatcattgtttcaACGACGATTCCAACAAAATGTGCCCGGTATCCTGTTTTGCATAATTGTTATACTGCTACTATGTGTAGTCTCCCGGGCCTTCggttgtaaacttgtattatacgACTAAATTAACGTAACAAGCGGGAATAAATCgtctttttatgaaaaacaacTTTAATATAGTGTCAACACCTACTTGAGCGGTACATAATTCAAGGCTATATAGAGAGAGGCCagtcacttttaaaaatgtagatggccatggccatttttagactgtattggtCCCCTATAGAAGAACTCTATTTAAAAATGTAGGAAAAGccaacatttaaaaagaaaatcaattgattttttctttacttgataATAATTCATAACGAAACTATGGAAAGCGTGTTCTGTGGTGACCGGAATACATACAAAGTATCTTGACATCAATTCGCTAGAATTCTTAATTATTTCAGTTTGATGGTCGGCTAGATTTGCCGCAATAGATATCTGCTGGTTTATTAACCCAACGTGCATGTTGAGTTTTGTTGTTTCCTTTGGcccatattattattttttgtgaaaCTTCAAATCCTAGCTTACACTCGATCCTATCTTCAAGTATTCCCTCAATGATgctatttgttttaaatgtcttaatttatcgTTGTTCATGAAATATGCCGTGTCACGGTACTCCGATACCCCATCGTATACGTGGTAAAACTATGCCGCCCCTTGACCCGTTCACACTCCAGTGATTTCCAAGGACGCGCGGGTTACAGATAATGAAGTAACAAATTCCAGCAATGTCAAGTTACGTAATCTGAGCACACCGGAGTTGTGAAGGCCACCAAAATACGAACGTGAAGACGACGGATTATAGTTACGTAAGGCAGACATCGGGGTCGTGAGGCATTTTAAAACCTAGGACTAAATTTCAACCATTCATAAATTGGATATAAAATTTATCATCAAATCTTATGTttgaaagaagatgggggaataagatggcgcaaatgcccattcggtttagtcgtgaattacaattttgaatttatttttcccaattaaatctatttaaatatattataacacaagtttgcaaaagcacaatttctaactatattcagtttttaatatatatttaacaaaagataagaaaaaaattgcctgaaattttggtggtatggAACCCATAACGTAAAAACCTTAGATATGTAAGGTTAGTTTTtgtcaggtactctaaccatTGAGCCTTTTCAGACAcaacataattcatttaaatattatgtgtgactttggccacgaatttacggacttgtattactTTTTCGTTGAATTGTTGGGGTACAAAATCCTATTTTTATTGTATAGTGGgccatctctccacgtttttgttgattgaaatcggtttgttttccattataccttatttagactatgagaaaaatatggagcacagacccgctctataaaagaaaatgccttgaagtttaaaaaatgacactatatatttgcaggttttgatacgtatacgcctgtttgagtcaacatattccaagtattgaacatattaataggtaaaaaatcaatgatatgttaaatatataatgttttaaatgattttttttttgaaatatcagatttattaatattttgatttttcagtagcttgtccgaccgtgtatgggcattttacacacCTTATCCGCCCATCTTCTTTGTGACTATCAAAGTATTAACCGTAATATTAATAGCACTGCAATTTCCTGATGTTTTCGGTCATAAGATAATACGCCAGTGTACAAATTATATGACAGCTACTTGATCCGGATGCCAGAGTTTGTTAAGAGGGCTCAATAGGCTTAGCCTTTTTAGATCTTATTAATCTCCTTGAGACAAAGAGTTCTTTGTAAAGAGAtaggaaaacatgaacattttaaagCTTATCTAATTGCCCCTTTTTAGAAAATAAGTTTGTGGctaaaaatatcatatctatatgttttatgtagtttttttttaaaactacatttatcaaactttaagactaaatatatatcaatcaCAAAAAATGtgaatcatattttaaaagtatgcgcaaaaaaatgttaataccaATTTAATGTCACAGCTGGTAATTGATTTCAATTGGTGttgtcttattttttatctaTGCTATTTATAAGAATACATATCAGTTATGAAACGTTgaaaatttcacattattttctttcgtaattttcaaatcatattttatttctcaTGGTGGACACTTGGAAGTTTTGTtgagtttacatgtacatgtgcatttaAACCGTGTAGAGTAAGTTCCAGTTTCAGTTCAAAGACAAATCAAGACTCTGAAGCtggggtcaattttcaacagggtcaattttcaacgccTTGAGGTCATCAGACTTAAGATTTTTTCAagctgttgaaaaatgaccccgggtataaatttcacgacttttggtctcaattttcaacttgaaaaatgaccccgggtcaATTCATCGTTACACCGGAAACGCTAAACCACTCTTTTCTGTTGTATCCGGTCTTAAATGGACTTGCTTTAACTGATAATCCACAACAGTATACAAATGTCATGATAAAGTATACATTCCCGTTATCATGATCATGTCATAAATGCTCATAGgttttcttaatacatgtatagttgaAATATATAGTGCCTTCTTCCTTTAACATGCTGAGAAACCCCTGATCAAAATCGACAGTGTAGGGGGACCGCGTTAGAAATTATAGTGACCCGCGGTTATGATAAGCGAGAGTTACTCTGACCGTGCAGCAGGGGGTCAGTGTTGCCATGGTTTTATTACCTAAACCTCTTATTGCTGGCCTTGTCTCGGTATCTGCACGCTTTCAAGAACCTCAAAGGTTTGGAGAAAGGGAGGACTATATCAACTAAAAGCGTGAACCCCCAAAAACAATAGGTAAGTACATGGACGTGTACATAATGAGAGGGTTTATTTTGATAGATCTGGCTGTGTcataacatgtataaatattacaaatgtcttaatttatagGATCTCAATCTCAttgaacttttttaaattaatatctcGGGCACGAAGCATCGGGGGAGGCTTTTTTCTTGCATGCagcaagcattttttttaatattaacatttttgagaACTTATAAAACGAAGTAAAATGAAACTATTTTCGTGATTGTcgaatttgcatttttttggACAAGGTTTTTCGTtctatcattttaaataaactcTTTATGTTCAACCCTCTGTTGTTTTTAAACTTTGTAAttgtttgtttcctgaaattataaataaatggaCGTTTTGAGTATTCCAGTGCCATTTATTACAGTGAATGCTCGGGAACTTCAAAActgaacaaaatttttaaaatgatttatttataagatataaaGAACTTAAGGCTTAAGAGGCACATGGTCCGCGCCTAtagcacgccaaattcacaaaaatcatatcatagtttcacagtcgataaattaggtttaacatgtttaacggttgtaaactatagttaacgacgatatttaatctatatttcacaccAGTCTGTAAACCATATATAGTTAATTAATGCGATCATCTATGTTTCAGAGGTGTTAAACTATATTTAACACTGACAACTGGGTCAGCAAAAAAGCTGCAAATAATTTAGTGTATTGTGGACTGGGTAGACTGCCTTCGAAAATTAGAAGAAAGCTTTTCAAATATtggttaaaaattgaaaatacaaatTACATTATCTTGAAGGAGCCGGCATACGAAAGCATGCTTGTTAATGACTATATAACTGTGTGAAAAAAGAATCCATTAAAAACGAGTTGCCTAGCATGGGtctaattaaattatttgtctgacgaaaattgttcaaatcaatGTAAAACCTACAAGATAATTGAGTGTAGAATAATTAGCTATTGATAAACAAAGTTTGATGTTATCTTTTTCGACCTCTCCAAAGAGTATGTTATATCAACGCCGTGTAgataatttttgtttgcaaTCTTATCTTAGGAAACCGATTTAGATgtgttttattatcaaatttttttaaaaagtatttttcgaACTTCATTAGGCCCCCTACATTCTCTAAATATTGAACAAGGTCGACACAACAAGGTGCCAAGAAATAAAagattttgcaatttttgtattcattggactgtaaatacaaaattaattagAAGTGTAATCTATAAataaagacactgaaaaatgtaaatataaacatataaaagtGAATGTCAAAGTATAATGGCAAGCGCGACCAGCCTTGCTTCTCCTTTCCCCAAATAATGAGACATGTGCCTATATCATGTCGGGATCGATATTCTCAGAATGTAAAGTAGACACAAACCATATCCCGCGCTTTGTTGATGCACCGACTCTGGTTGTTGAACCAGAAAGATGCAGCGATAACAAAGAATGCCATATGCTTTTTAACAAAGAACTAATTTCTGGAATCGCCATGGTTGCTTagggtttgtttttttattaatgacaacATTTTACAAGACATCAATTAGAATTCAGAAAGTTAGATTTATAACAAATGTCCCTAATCATGCTAATAGTAtgctttaaaataatgttcaaatAGTTTTTGTCAGTACATGTAGCAAGGATTTATATACACAAGCAGTTTGTGGAATAGTAGTGGAATAGTTAGTCATCGTAATGTACACGTTGCTTAGATAGCCTATATTTAAAATGGACCAAAAGTATGATGCTGGCGGCAGCTGTATGTAATGTGACTTTAGAAGTACTTGTATATACATCTACTGCCTATCACACAGAATTATACCACAGTATATACATCTACTGCCTACCACACAGAATTATACCACAGTATATACATCTACTGCCTAtcaccagagacataaataacagagatgggcaactccgccattagcgtgttttgttgttgaaaaatgttacgggaccaaccttactttgagaactacattttagtgaactgagataatgatcttaaaccaaaagtatattgttttaatgaaaagtgtgcacaggttttaaacatttttgaaacaaaaaaatgaaaaataaaattaatatatagaaaatatattagCCAGCTATAAAACATCGGCGAAATCTCGGACGACGGGTAGCCAGCTGCCTCCTAAAACtcctcttttaatattgtttatatgacataaactcatgaaaatataatattttgaatgttttggtaataggtttgagctgtttatatttcaatataattatttattagaaagatatactgGTTTAAACTGGAAATACTTTACAATAGGGACCGCAGGATTTCGCGAGATTTCGATCAgcgccaatctctgttatttatgtctctgctatCACACAGAATTATACCACAGTATATACATCTACTGCCTATCACACAAAATTATACCACAACTAAATGATCCTGTTACAGTAGATAAACTCTATGTTCAAAGTATTTTTATTCTTGAACAGTTTGTATTAAGTCATTAAAACCAGCaggattttgtaactttttgtTAAAGCAATTGAGTTTATGTGTGCATCACATATGTCAATGAACATTTTCAATGTATCATTATGGTTCTTTACTTCCAGAATTTTATACATCTACAAGAAGTTGGACCATGGAACTACGTCGGAGGGCCAAGGATGTATTACAGTGTCATCTATGCGAGAGCCCGGAcccccctatgtactgtgacatatGTCAAACACACTTGTGTAAACCTTGTGTAGGCGAACACATCTCTGATGAATCAAAGAAACACAAAGTCGGAGTGTTCAAAAAGCAGGAAAAGCAGGGGTCTCGTGCTAAATATAGAAAATGTTCCCCCAATGAACATGAAGCTGAAACAAGCATCATAGAAAGCCAAAGACAAGTGATAGAGAAAGATTTACAAGAGTTGGAGAAATGCATTTTACCTAGATATCAGGTCATGGCATCCAACTTCCCTATACAAAAAGAGGAGCTTCAAAATAACTCTCAGAAATTGAAAAATGCTATAGATAAAAGAAGAGAAAACttgcaaataaaattatcaaccATTTGTTTGAGGCTGAAGTTAAATCTTCATAAGATGGATGCCAAAATCTTGGGT carries:
- the LOC128159534 gene encoding patched domain-containing protein 3-like, whose product is MSSMCFSRCYTAHDRKIAHLFGRYGRLIARHPWIVIICSIVLSLLLGIGLLRLEFELDLETQYLPENNEASLDREILRNVFKSLNHDNFLIHTLADVGIFAEVIIKSTNGQNVLDGNAYQDVLLINDYITKKIKILDQSNTEISYQSLCATNNGKCVVFGQELLVSDFQQDLRTGNVTFPLYRRTILVSSMLGRVVYKDNRLVSAEMIKLRYYLQENSENDGQLSEKWIKEFARRMEEFQTNHTEIAYSYHNALDDEVARSSMAEAHLFIITVGLMVTYASIITAGRRINCVYDRQNLGRVGVFCAILSMVPAAGIASACGVKFMNSVGVMPFLIIGIGINDMFIIMSGHAQTIGQELSVEERMDRTLRTSGLAITITSLTDLLTFFIGYTSSFRTIQNFSVYTGLAVFFCYVNQLTILAPSIVIHEQWMNAAKHSVTCKSTKPRGQLRAEGYSACYVTCCSGEKPTSRADLESVLESYPKRFVQFLVRNKVSKIFIFVVYLCYLAVSVWGATSLRQGFRFSDLALEGSAYYKASDWDFENFKWEIPLQIVFTAPVNYEDSETRKQIFSFIEKLKQEPLIKETPEINWLSTYETVLGNRTFGDKFESLRHYLNNSRIFSEDVKFSTDFSSIDLSRFYLFSENLRTSEVQGQFLLRIRELEQSSPIPCFIYSPLFVFFEQYAIVVRSTLQTVGIAIAAMFVVSCLFMPHPLIVTLVTVSLVSILVGVFGFLPFWGLNISSVTKIELILSVGFSVDFSAHLCHAYLTSQSHKRKDRVRDALELAGGPIINGALSTIIGLFMLIFSNSFIFQSFFKVLFTVIAFGLIHAVLFLPVFLSVIGPKVRILPETEPGLRVELHNGGNLDQCNGAQHPLVLKENT